The following are from one region of the Syngnathus acus chromosome 10, fSynAcu1.2, whole genome shotgun sequence genome:
- the LOC119128409 gene encoding translation initiation factor IF-2-like isoform X3 yields the protein MKSIRVCVLLLLASVHIFMAAASTGRAPTGRAPTGRAPTGRAPTGRLVMSRAPATVAPPAQSTAKPAESGKVPTTAAAAAAATTTPPAGPDEKKAAANSSTRPTHVTTKRPQGDRTATARRTRTELTTTWPPIGPRPTSAPPQTANGSVAYDSVGTHGESSMPRHQTGQTTDKSPGPQVGSADKEVRGAASDKRLWWIVLPVLLAASAAVIVILKFKCKKIHEHTETSDTGTENASFQSRPESTKDGVMLLAVKSSGGQDHATS from the exons ATGAAGAGCATCAGGGTTTGCGTCCTCCTGCTGCTAGCATCAGTGCACATCTTCATGGCAG CGGCGTCGACGGGCCGAGCGCCGACGGGCCGAGCGCCGACGGGCCGAGCGCCGACGGGCCGAGCGCCGACGGGCCGCTTAGTGATGAGCCGAGCGCCCGCCACAGTCGCGCCGCCGGCACAAAGCACGGCAAAACCTGCAGAGAGCG GAAAAGTCCCCaccacggcggcggcggcagcggcagcaACGACGACCCCTCCCGCCGGGCCCGACGAGAAAA AAGCTGCGGCAAACAGCAGCACCCGCCCGACGCACGTGACCACCAAGCGGCCTCAAGGTGACAGAACGGCGACGGCACGCCGGACGCGCACGGAACTCACCACTACATGGCCTCCGATCGGACCTCGGCCCACCTCGGCCCCGCCGCAAACCGCCAACGGTTCGGTCGCGTACGATTCCGTTGGGACTcacggtgagagct CAATGCCTCGGCACCAGACGGGCCAGACCACAGACAAAAGTCCCG GTCCTCAGGTTGGCAGCGCTGACAAAGAAGTCAGAGGAGCAG CCAGTGACAAAAGACTTTGGTGGATCGTACTGCCCGTCCTGCTGGCCGCCTCCGCCGCCGTCATCGTCATCCTCAAGTTCAAATGCAAAAAGATCCACGAGCACACGG AGACCAGCGATACCGGAACAGAGAA cGCGTCCTTCCAGAGCCGTCCGGAAAGCACCAAAGACGGCGTCATGCTTCTCGCCGTCAAGTCGTCAGGCGGCCAGGACCACG CCACAAGCTGA
- the LOC119128409 gene encoding translation initiation factor IF-2-like isoform X1, giving the protein MKSIRVCVLLLLASVHIFMAASTDDIGGNQRAESPTTDKAVTESHWAASTGRAPTGRAPTGRAPTGRAPTGRLVMSRAPATVAPPAQSTAKPAESGKVPTTAAAAAAATTTPPAGPDEKKAAANSSTRPTHVTTKRPQGDRTATARRTRTELTTTWPPIGPRPTSAPPQTANGSVAYDSVGTHAMPRHQTGQTTDKSPGPQVGSADKEVRGAASDKRLWWIVLPVLLAASAAVIVILKFKCKKIHEHTETSDTGTENASFQSRPESTKDGVMLLAVKSSGGQDHATS; this is encoded by the exons ATGAAGAGCATCAGGGTTTGCGTCCTCCTGCTGCTAGCATCAGTGCACATCTTCATGGCAG CGTCAACAGATGACATTGGCGGGAACCAGCGGGCGGAGAGTCCGACGACGGACAAAGCGGTGACAGAAAGCCACTGGG CGGCGTCGACGGGCCGAGCGCCGACGGGCCGAGCGCCGACGGGCCGAGCGCCGACGGGCCGAGCGCCGACGGGCCGCTTAGTGATGAGCCGAGCGCCCGCCACAGTCGCGCCGCCGGCACAAAGCACGGCAAAACCTGCAGAGAGCG GAAAAGTCCCCaccacggcggcggcggcagcggcagcaACGACGACCCCTCCCGCCGGGCCCGACGAGAAAA AAGCTGCGGCAAACAGCAGCACCCGCCCGACGCACGTGACCACCAAGCGGCCTCAAGGTGACAGAACGGCGACGGCACGCCGGACGCGCACGGAACTCACCACTACATGGCCTCCGATCGGACCTCGGCCCACCTCGGCCCCGCCGCAAACCGCCAACGGTTCGGTCGCGTACGATTCCGTTGGGACTcacg CAATGCCTCGGCACCAGACGGGCCAGACCACAGACAAAAGTCCCG GTCCTCAGGTTGGCAGCGCTGACAAAGAAGTCAGAGGAGCAG CCAGTGACAAAAGACTTTGGTGGATCGTACTGCCCGTCCTGCTGGCCGCCTCCGCCGCCGTCATCGTCATCCTCAAGTTCAAATGCAAAAAGATCCACGAGCACACGG AGACCAGCGATACCGGAACAGAGAA cGCGTCCTTCCAGAGCCGTCCGGAAAGCACCAAAGACGGCGTCATGCTTCTCGCCGTCAAGTCGTCAGGCGGCCAGGACCACG CCACAAGCTGA
- the LOC119128409 gene encoding uncharacterized protein PB18E9.04c-like isoform X2, with protein MKSIRVCVLLLLASVHIFMAASTDDIGGNQRAESPTTDKAVTESHWAASTGRAPTGRAPTGRAPTGRAPTGRLVMSRAPATVAPPAQSTAKPAESGKVPTTAAAAAAATTTPPAGPDEKKAAANSSTRPTHVTTKRPQGDRTATARRTRTELTTTWPPIGPRPTSAPPQTANAMPRHQTGQTTDKSPGPQVGSADKEVRGAASDKRLWWIVLPVLLAASAAVIVILKFKCKKIHEHTETSDTGTENASFQSRPESTKDGVMLLAVKSSGGQDHATS; from the exons ATGAAGAGCATCAGGGTTTGCGTCCTCCTGCTGCTAGCATCAGTGCACATCTTCATGGCAG CGTCAACAGATGACATTGGCGGGAACCAGCGGGCGGAGAGTCCGACGACGGACAAAGCGGTGACAGAAAGCCACTGGG CGGCGTCGACGGGCCGAGCGCCGACGGGCCGAGCGCCGACGGGCCGAGCGCCGACGGGCCGAGCGCCGACGGGCCGCTTAGTGATGAGCCGAGCGCCCGCCACAGTCGCGCCGCCGGCACAAAGCACGGCAAAACCTGCAGAGAGCG GAAAAGTCCCCaccacggcggcggcggcagcggcagcaACGACGACCCCTCCCGCCGGGCCCGACGAGAAAA AAGCTGCGGCAAACAGCAGCACCCGCCCGACGCACGTGACCACCAAGCGGCCTCAAGGTGACAGAACGGCGACGGCACGCCGGACGCGCACGGAACTCACCACTACATGGCCTCCGATCGGACCTCGGCCCACCTCGGCCCCGCCGCAAACCGCCAACG CAATGCCTCGGCACCAGACGGGCCAGACCACAGACAAAAGTCCCG GTCCTCAGGTTGGCAGCGCTGACAAAGAAGTCAGAGGAGCAG CCAGTGACAAAAGACTTTGGTGGATCGTACTGCCCGTCCTGCTGGCCGCCTCCGCCGCCGTCATCGTCATCCTCAAGTTCAAATGCAAAAAGATCCACGAGCACACGG AGACCAGCGATACCGGAACAGAGAA cGCGTCCTTCCAGAGCCGTCCGGAAAGCACCAAAGACGGCGTCATGCTTCTCGCCGTCAAGTCGTCAGGCGGCCAGGACCACG CCACAAGCTGA